A stretch of Leishmania braziliensis MHOM/BR/75/M2904 complete genome, chromosome 11 DNA encodes these proteins:
- a CDS encoding adaptin-related protein-like protein, with the protein MPTAFVTGVAYFNRGFDTPMVREDLASQNEARQLSALYHVVAYMTMGKDMSGLFNEVSALTSSTNSTLKRLAYLYLVENSRAQPERTVLQAGTLVKDTLHDSPLVRGAGLRTMTNIQLPVMADFVTGPLHRCLEDNSAYVRRVAAMGVLKHYAEAPNVSSDSDLLDKLKGLLKDTNAAVTGSAVRAILELQYRNAPVSYIQALLEARSHFIRMLLLGNEWTTAYLLEGLAIAVMWECREAVLKSKGEEAGCGRRRRREPPSPVASSTGDNSSSEPTSPILRHAGRPGAQDDADDDELDTLRQQYITEGEETLEAVLPLMQYASPIIVLSAIRVVGLFLHAVTSSRLRVPEAEQSRLLRRYALSLVQPLMEMLEAPRFEMRYVVLRNIVQFLTPVFTPYLTAHLSKFLVKFEDPIYVKMEKLNLLVRFSNRENGARVLDELMVYTREEDVALVRTAIKAIGVLATTLPELSEECVRQLGQLITTGVPHLVEDTVFVVQMVLRCYPGKFTAIIPSLCASLTILEATEAKAAVAWVLGEYPDSVSESVTEYLSVLVSQFMEQPRLVQCATMTALAKLYLRGARMAPEKDSNSAIPNGAQAMLEKVLSECTDSLYPDLRDRAFFYWRLMTLDPGVAKRILASTEAVKLGSNSWDEFGHRFSQQPGTSSGLQELGTLASVVSKPLHLLIGDNVIGSSMKCLIGLSDDEDAEANGDGDRDEANGYAGGSGNGLSVGKAVLAVGASSSSTIAHGAAVAMPPSSETTTSFSTVLTPVQGNGVQVEMMWSLWGSKLVLCCRLRLVPGEDYMRHTRVLTMQINWNMFGLGVAQVFSATSLECDGKPAEISVLVACNNQRSPTAELQVAIELELIGVRYVVAPPIPAAYLLLPATGCELHFFAEQWRALGHSVWNMPPQLHELKCDLTRLTTNLLRVHCLNLVHRHELPEKGLVLLLLYCETIGHEHLLSQATLDMKEGTLMALSMRSADPPVAAYVGEFIMRALCPPSTS; encoded by the coding sequence ATGCCGACCGCGTTCGTCACCGGCGTGGCTTACTTTAACCGTGGCTTCGATACGCCCATGGTGAGGGAGGACTTAGCGAGCCAAAATGAGGCACGTCAGCTCTCCGCCCTCTACCACGTCGTGGCGTACATGACGATGGGCAAAGACATGTCGGGCCTCTTCAATGAAGTCTCTGCGCTCACCtccagcaccaacagcaccCTGAAACGCTTGGCTTACTTGTACCTTGTAGAGAACAGCCGCGCGCAGCCGGAGCGTACGGTACTGCAGGCTGGCACGCTTGTGAAGGACACCCTGCACGACTCGCCACTCGTTCGTGGCGCCGGTTTGCGTACCATGACGAATATTCAGCTGCCCGTTATGGCCGACTTTGTCACCGGCCCGCTTCACCGCTGCCTGGAGGACAACTCCGCGTACGTGCGACGTGTCGCCGCGATGGGCGTGTTGAAGCATTATGCCGAGGCGCCGAACGTGTCGTCGGACTCGGACCTCCTCGACAAGCTGAAGGGGCTGCTTAAGGATACCAACGCCGCGGTTACTGGATCCGCGGTGCGGGCCATACTGGAGCTGCAGTACCGCAACGCGCCCGTCTCGTACatccaggcgctgctggaggctcGTTCGCACTTTATCAGGATGCTCCTGCTCGGCAACGAGTGGACAACAGCGTATCTCCTGGAGGGTCTCGCCATTGCAGTGATGTGGGAGTGCCGCGAGGCGGTGCTGAAGAGTaaaggcgaggaggcgggctgcggccgtcgccgccgccgcgaacCCCCGTCTCCCGTAGCCTCGAGCACTGGTGACAACAGCTCTTCAGAGCCGACCTCTCCCATACTGCGGCACGCCGGTCGCCCCGGCGCTCAGGACGACGCTGATGATGACGAGCTTGACACACTTCGCCAACAGTACATcacggagggcgaggagacactggaggcggtgctgccgctgatgcaGTACGCGAGCCCCATCATTGTGCTCAGCGCGATCCGCGTTGTCGGGCTCTTTTTGCATGCGGTCACCTCATCCCGCCTGCGCGTCCCGGAGGCGGAGCAGTCCCGGCTGTTGCGGCGCTACGCACTCTCTCTGGTCCAGCCCCTGATGGAGATGCTCGAAGCGCCACGGTTCGAGATGCGGTacgtggtgctgcgcaacaTTGTGCAGTTCCTGACGCCTGTGTTCACACCGTACCTAACTGCGCATCTTAGCAAGTTCCTCGTCAAGTTTGAGGATCCCATCTACGTGAAGATGGAGAAGCTGAACCTCCTCGTGCGCTTCTCCAACCGCGAGAATGGCGCTCGCGTGCTAGATGAGCTTATGGTCTACacgcgcgaggaggacgtcGCGCTGGTGCGCACGGCCATCAAGGCCATTGGCGTGCTGGCTACAACGCTCCCGGAGTTGTCAGAGGAGTGCGTGCGCCAGCTTGGGCAGCTCATTACCACGGGTGTGCCGCACCTGGTGGAGGATACGGTTTTCGTGGTGCAgatggtgctgcgctgctacCCGGGTAAGTTCACCGCCATCATTCCATCCCTGTGCGCCTCACTGACGATCCTGGAAGCGACGGAGGCGAAAGCGGCGGTAGCGTGGGTGCTCGGCGAGTACCCTGACAGCGTCTCCGAGTCTGTGACCGAGTATCTTTCGGTGCTGGTGAGCCAGTTCATGGAGCAACCGCGCCTCGTTCAGTGTGCCACTATGACAGCACTGGCGAAGCTGTACCTGCGCGGCGCTCGCATGGCACCGGAAAAGGACAGTAATAGCGCCATCCCGAACGGGGCCCAGGCCATGCTAGAGAAGGTTTTGAGCGAGTGCACGGACTCGCTGTACCCCGACCTGCGTGATCGCGCCTTCTTCTACTGGCGCCTTATGACCCTCGATCCCGGTGTGGCGAAGCGCATACTCGCGTCTacggaggcggtgaagcTTGGCTCCAACTCCTGGGACGAGTTTGGCCACCGCTTTTCCCAGCAGCCGGGCACTAGCAGCGGCCTACAGGAGCTCGGCACGCTCGCCTCTGTTGTTTCCAAGCCGCTCCACCTTCTCATCGGAGATAACGTGATTGGCAGCTCAATGAAGTGCCTGATTGGCCTCAGTGACGACGAAGACGCTGAGGCCAATGGGGACGGCGACAGGGATGAAGCCAACGGATACGCCGGCGGGAGTGGCAATGGGTTGTCTGTGGGAAAGGCCGTGTTGGCCGTGGGTGCCAGCAGTTCCTCGACGATTGCCCatggcgccgcggtggccaTGCCGCCGTCGAGCGAGACCACCACGAGCTTCTCGACGGTGCTTACTCCTGTGCAAGGCAACGGTGTGCAGGTAGAGATGATGTGGTCGCTGTGGGGCTCGAAGCTGGTCTTGTGCTGTCGTCTGCGTCTCGTTCCTGGCGAGGACTACATGCGACACACCCGCGTGCTCACGATGCAGATCAACTGGAACATGTTTGGCCTCGGCGTGGCGCAGGTGTTCTCCGCGACATCGCTCGAGTGTGATGGCAAGCCGGCAGAGATCAGTGTGCTGGTCGCGTGCAACAATCAGAGGTCGCCgacggcggagctgcaggtggCCATTGAGCTAGAGCTCATCGGAGTACGCTATGTCGTAGCCCCGCCGATCCCAGCTGCCTACCTTCTGCTCCCTGCCACTGGGTGCGAGCTGCACTTCTTTGCCGAGCAATGGCGTGCGCTGGGTCACTCCGTGTGGAAcatgccgccgcagctgcacgagcTCAAGTGCGACCTGACGCGGCTGACTACGAACCTGCTGCGCGTCCACTGCTTGAATCTGGTTCACCGGCACGAACTGCCGGAGAAGGGGCTGGTGTTGCTTCTCCTTTACTGCGAAACGATCGGCCATGAGCATCTGCTGTCTCAGGCGACGCTGGACATGAAGGAAGGCACGCTGATGGCGCTCAGCATGCGCTCTGCTGACCCTCCAGTCGCCGCTTATGTTGGCGAGTTTATTATGCGCGCCTTATGCCCGCCATCGACGAGCTGA
- a CDS encoding 40S ribosomal protein S5, producing the protein MSSKTPKLFNKWSFEGLQTSELALRDHISTTAAYVPHTSGRWQKRRFHKVRMPIVERLANGLMFKGRGNGRKLQAARLLKHTLEIIHLLTDENPLQVVVDAVSKGAPREDSTRVGSGGVVRRQAVDVSPMRRVNEAIYQMCKGAREAAFRNLKSMPECLADEIVNASKGSSNSYAIKKKDEVERVAKANR; encoded by the coding sequence ATGAGCAGCAAGACTCCCAAGCTCTTCAACAAGTGGTCGTTCGAGGGCCTCCAGACGTCGGAGCTGGCCCTCCGCGACCACATCTCGACCACGGCCGCGTATGTGCCGCACACGTCTGGCCGCTGGCAGAAGCGCCGCTTCCACAAGGTCCGCATGCCGATTGTTGAGCGCCTGGCCAACGGCCTCATGTTCAAGGGCCGCGGCAACGGTCGCAAGCTGCAGGCTGCGCGTCTGCTGAAGCACACACTGGAGATCATCCACCTGCTGACAGACGAGAACCCCCTGCAGGTTGTGGTGGACGCCGTCTCGAAGGGTGCGCCGCGTGAGGACTCGACCCGCGTCGGCTCCGGTGGTGTTGTGCGCCGCCAGGCTGTGGACGTGTCGCCGATGCGCCGGGTGAACGAGGCGATCTATCAGATGTGCAAGGGTGCGCGCGAGGCTGCCTTCCGCAATCTGAAGTCGATGCCGGAGTGCCTCGCGGACGAGATCGTGAACGCGTCTAAGGGTAGCTCGAACTCGTATGCCATCAAGAAGAAGGATGAGGTGGAGCGTGTGGCCAAGGCCAACCGGTAA
- a CDS encoding 40S ribosomal protein S5 — protein sequence MPIVERLAYGLMFKGRGNGRKLQAARLLKHTLEIIHLLTDENPLQVVVDAVSKGAPREDSTRVGSGGVVRRQAVDVSPMRRVNEAIYQMCKGAREAAFRNLKSMPECLADEIVNASKGSSNSYAIKKKDEVERVAKANR from the coding sequence ATGCCGATTGTTGAGCGCCTGGCCTACGGCCTCATGTTCAAGGGCCGCGGCAACGGTCGCAAGCTGCAGGCTGCGCGTCTGCTGAAGCACACACTGGAGATCATCCACCTGCTGACAGACGAGAACCCCCTGCAGGTTGTGGTGGACGCCGTCTCGAAGGGTGCGCCGCGTGAGGACTCGACCCGCGTCGGCTCCGGTGGTGTTGTGCGCCGCCAGGCTGTGGATGTGTCGCCGATGCGCCGGGTGAACGAGGCGATCTATCAGATGTGCAAGGGTGCGCGCGAGGCTGCCTTCCGCAATCTGAAGTCGATGCCGGAGTGCCTCGCGGACGAGATCGTGAACGCGTCTAAGGGTAGCTCGAACTCGTATGCCATCAAGAAGAAGGATGAGGTGGAGCGTGTGGCCAAGGCCAACCGGTAA
- a CDS encoding putative pyruvate phosphate dikinase, whose product MSATKHVYYFGGSKADGNRDMKMLLGGKGANLAEMVNIGIPVPPGFTITTMVCAAYQQSKAIPDDVVAQVKENVKKVEKEMKKSFGDANSPLLFSVRSGAAASMPGMMDTVLNLGLNRNTVEAWVRRTPEQSRFVYDSYRRFITMYADIVMQTGREDFEHALGEMKEKKGTKFDTDLTSGDLKELVEKYLRLFEKKTGTPFPQDPWEQLFAAIRAVFRSWGNPRAEMYRRLNHITGLVGTAVNVQAMVFGNVNEHSATGVAFSRSPATGANYFYGEYLVNAQGEDVVAGIRTPQQIGKELSLMWAKEHKVSEEERKRRYPSMEEFMPENYKLLCSIRARLEDHYRDMQDIEFTVENGRLWMLQCRNGKRTIQAALRIAIDMHQEGRITKEEAVLRVDPEQVGHLLHPNIEPAAAKAAKAIGKGLAASPGAAVGQVVFDAESAKAWAAQGKKVIMVRLETSPEDLAGMNAAQGILTARGGMTSHAAVVARGMGKCCVSGCGDLVLKGKSFTLNGHKFIEGDVITLDGTRGLIYKGALKLRAALLEGDFKVFVRWCQEVKRLGVRANADTPADAAKAREFGAEGVGLCRTEHMFFEADRIDGIREMILADTKEGREGALKKLLPMQRGDFVGLFRAMAGSPVVIRLLDPPLHEFVPHEESAQQELAAKLGVPAEKVRQRVKALHEVNPMLGLRGCRLGITYPEIYNMQVRAIMEAALTVAKEGISVQPEIMIPLVGKKEELSFTKKQAVVTAEKVLEKGGARVHYTIGTMIEVPRAALTAGQIAEEADFFSFGTNDLTQMGCGFSRDDAGQFLHLYEDLGIYPRDPFQSLDQEGVGLLVRLAVTKGRTVKPTMKMGICGEHGGDPRTVEFCHRMGLNYVSCSPFRVPVAIVAAAHAAVKEKQDYEKRNKALAGSKL is encoded by the coding sequence ATGAGCGCCACCAAGCATGTCTACTACTTTGGCGGGTCGAAGGCTGATGGCAACCGTGACATGAAGATGCTTCTCGGTGGCAAAGGCGCGAACCTTGCTGAGATGGTGAACATTGGCATCCCAGTGCCGCCCGGCTTTACGATCACGACGATGGTGTGCGCTGCCTACCAGCAGTCCAAGGCAATCCCCGACGATGTGGTAGCTCAGGTGAAGGAGAACGTAAAGAAGGTCGAGAAGGAGATGAAAAAGTCCTTCGGCGATGCCAACTCACCGTTGCTCTTCTCCGTCCGCTCcggtgcggcagcatcgATGCCAGGTATGATGGACACGGTCCTGAACCTTGGCCTCAACCGCAACACCGTCGAGGCGTGGGTGAGGCGCACGCCTGAGCAGTCCCGCTTCGTGTATGACTCGTACCGCCGCTTCATCACCATGTACGCGGATATCGTCATGCAGACGGGCCGCGAGGACTTTGAGCACGCACTTGGCGagatgaaagagaagaagggaacCAAGTTCGACACAGACCTGACTTCTGGTGACCTCAAGGAGCTCGTGGAGAAGTATTTGCGCCTCTTCGAAAAGAAGACCGGCACCCCGTTCCCGCAGGACCCGTGGGAGCAGCTGTTTGCTGCTATCCGCGCCGTCTTCCGCAGTTGGGGCAACCCGCGTGCCGAGATGTACCGCCGCCTGAACCACATCACGGGCCTGGTCGGCACGGCCGTAAACGTGCAGGCGATGGTGTTTGGCAACGTGAATGAGCACTCCGCCACTGGCGTCGCCTTCTCTCGCAGCCCGGCCACTGGTGCGAACTACTTCTACGGCGAGTACCTGGTGAACGCCCAGGGTGAGGATGTCGTGGCCGGCATCCGCACGCCACAGCAGATTGGTAAAGAGTTGTCCCTCATGTGGGCCAAGGAGCACAAggtgagcgaggaggagcgcaagcgCCGCTACCCGTCCATGGAGGAGTTTATGCCGGAGAACTACAAGCTACTGTGCAGCATCCGGGCACGTCTCGAGGACCACTATCGCGACATGCAGGATATCGAGTTCACCGTCGAGAACGGCCGCCTGTGgatgctgcagtgccgtAATGGCAAGCGCACGATCCAGGCCGCGCTCAGAATCGCAATTGACATGCATCAGGAGGGGCGCATCaccaaggaggaggccgTGCTGCGCGTTGATCCCGAGCAGGTGggccacctgctgcaccctAACATCGAGCCGGCGGCGGCCAAAGCTGCGAAGGCGATTGGCAAGGGTCTAGCGGCGTCCCCTGGCGCGGCGGTTGGCCAGGTCGTCTTCGATGCTGAGTCCGCCAAGGCGTGGGCGGCGCAAGGCAAGAAGGTCATCATGGTGCGGCTTGAGACGTCTCCGGAGGACCTTGCCGGCATGAATGCTGCTCAGGGTATTCTGACGGCTCGCGGTGGCATGACCTCGCACgcggccgtggtggcccGTGGTATGGGCAAGTGCTGCGTGTCCGGCTGTGGTGACCTTGTGCTCAAGGGCAAGAGCTTCACGCTGAACGGCCACAAGTTCATCGAGGGCGACGTCATCACACTCGATGGTACTCGCGGTCTGATCTACAAGGGTGCGCTGAAGCTACGCGCTGCGTTGCTCGAGGGCGACTTCAAGGTCTTTGTGCGCTGGTGCCAGGAGGTGAAGCGTCTTGGCGTGCGCGCCAACGCTGATACGCCGGCGGATGCAGCCAAGGCTCGCGAGTTCGGCGCTGAGGGTGTGGGCCTGTGCCGTACAGAGCATATGTTCTTCGAGGCAGACCGCATCGATGGAATCCGTGAGATGATTCTCGCCGATACGAAGGAGGGCCGCGAAGGGGCTCTCAAGAAGCTGCTGCCCATGCAGCGTGGCGACTTTGTCGGTCTCTTCCGCGCCATGGCTGGCAGCCCGGTCGTGATCCGCTTGCTTGACCCTCCGCTGCACGAATTCGTGCCACACGAGGAGTCCGCTCAGCAGGAGCTGGCTGCCAAGCTTGGCGTCCCGGCAGAGAAGGTACGTCAGCGCGTCAAGGCTCTGCACGAGGTGAACCCCATGCTTGGCctgcgcggctgccgtcTCGGCATTACCTACCCCGAGATCTACAACATGCAGGTGCGCGCCATCATGGAGGCCGCGCTCACCGTGGCGAAGGAGGGTATCAGCGTGCAGCCGGAGATCATGATCCCGCTTGTAGGCAAGAAGGAGGAGCTGTCCTTCACCAAGAAGCAGGCCGTCGTGACGGCGGAGAAGGTGCTCGAGAAGGGCGGTGCTCGCGTGCATTACACAATTGGTACCATGATCGAGGTGCCACGCGCGGCGCTGACAGCAGGCCAGAtcgccgaggaggcggacttcttctccttcggTACGAACGACCTAACCCAGATGGGCTGTGGCTTCTCACGTGATGATGCAGGCCAGTTCCTGCACCTGTACGAAGACCTCGGCATCTACCCTCGCGACCCCTTCCAATCTCTCGACCAGGAGGGCGTTGGCTTACTCGTTCGCCTTGCCGTCACCAAGGGCCGCACCGTGAAGCCGACGATGAAGATGGGCATCTGCGGCGAGCACGGCGGCGACCCGCGCACCGTCGAGTTCTGCCACCGCATGGGGTTGAACTATGTCTCTTGCTCTCCGTTTCGTGTGCCAGTCGCCATTGTGGCCGCCGCCCACGCCGCcgtgaaggagaagcaggACTACGAGAAGCGCAATAAGGCTCTGGCTGGCTCTAAGCTGTAA
- a CDS encoding putative inositol-1,4,5-trisphosphate (IP3) 5-phosphatase produces MDEREGGDMVSSSSHPRHRPTNAVQAQRRLSFEGTNASSNNGDTNGQVSGRGVDANRPSNASYTGTDLISELDVNADAFFTAIGSIVFLSPRIMGIASCLSIPHRTYIPVVDDPLTYAGEAGRLFHSGKFAEAGRSRKGFLLLSLRFGTVQFNVCNVHLFHDDDNRVALASSPSPYTGRRARAMKEAIAECSAVVDLSEPLFIFGDYNVRLDGKLLAEWVEEKMQVTVRPEKKRLRCPEHFWELFTDPDTQKELRTRFDAELQHLMNEVALLSSVELAEMPIHFAPTYFRVAHRTPTGAAVTSAAATSAAAVATTQNVAATADTQQPTSASNDLVGRADVISVEEQEQTEGVRVRPPLSAPPLPKATLANVPLTHVTASPYRDNFCHDRLPAWCDRVLFNVAGLEWIAGDRARSAHPQTQAASSVLGNAVSGSDGLKGKQCSDQSCWHAYASIDLIHTDHDGVFILF; encoded by the coding sequence ATGGACGAGCGGGAGGGCGGCGACatggtgagcagcagcagccacccgCGCCACCGACCCACGAACGCTGTCCAAGCCCAAAGAAGGTTGTCCTTTGAAGGCACCAACGCCAGCAGTAACAACGGCGACACCAACGGACAGGTCAGCGGCCGTGGCGTCGATGCTAATCGCCCGAGCAACGCGAGCTACACTGGCACGGATCTCATCTCTGAGCTCGACGTCAACGCGGACGCGTTCTTCACTGCCATTGGTTCTATTGTGTTTCTCTCGCCGCGTATTATGGGTATCGCAAGCTGCCTCTCGATTCCGCACCGCACGTATATCCCTGTTGTGGACGACCCACTCACCTACGCCGGCGAGGCCGGCCGGCTCTTTCACAGCGGTAAATTTGCCGAGGCCGGTCGCTCGCGCAAAGGGTtcctgcttctctctctccgtttcGGCACCGTCCAGTTCAACGTGTGCAACGTACACCTCTtccacgacgacgacaaccgtgtggcgctggcgagcAGCCCAAGCCCGTACACCGGTCGCCGCGCGCGGGCAATGAAGGAGGCCATCGCCGAATGCAGTGCCGTCGTCGACCTCAGTGAGCCACTCTTCATCTTCGGCGACTACAACGTTCGCCTGGATGGAAAGCTGCTTGCTGAgtgggtggaggagaagatgcAGGTGACGGTGCGGCCCGAGAAGAAGCGATTGCGCTGCCCAGAGCACTTTTGGGAGCTGTTCACCGACCCAGACACACAGAAGGAGCTGCGGACACGATTTGACGCCGAGCTGCAGCACTTGATGaacgaggtggcgctgctctctAGCGTGGAGCTGGCAGAGATGCCTATCCACTTTGCACCCACTTACTTCCGTGTTGCCCACCGCACTCCCACTGGGGCAGCCGTCACCAGTGCTGCGGCTActtctgccgccgctgtggcaaCCACTCAAAATGtagcagcaacggcagatACTCAGCAGCCGACGTCCGCATCGAATGACTTGGTTGGTCGGGCTGATGTCATCTCTGTAGAGGAGCAGGAACAGacggagggggtgagggtgagACCCCCACTAtcggcgccgccactgccgaaGGCAACGTTGGCGAATGTGCCTCTGACTCACGTGACGGCATCACCCTATCGCGACAACTTCTGCCACGATAGGTTGCCTGCGTGGTGCGATCGAGTGCTGTTTAATGTGGCTGGCCTTGAGTGGATTGCAGGTGATCGAGCTCGCTCTGCTCATCCGCAGACGCAGGCAGCATCTTCAGTGTTGGGTAACGCTGTCTCCGGCTCTGATGGACTCAAGGGCAAGCAGTGCAGTGACCAGAGCTGCTGGCACGCGTACGCGTCGATCGACCTCATTCACACCGATCACGATGGCGTATTTATACTGTTTTGA